One part of the Mycolicibacterium aromaticivorans JS19b1 = JCM 16368 genome encodes these proteins:
- a CDS encoding cation:dicarboxylate symporter family transporter, which translates to MTTVVDRQGGDDKPAPSKRRDRTHWLYLAVIFAVVAGVAVGLAAPSVGKEVGVLGTMFVSLIKMMIVPVIFCTIVLGIGSVRKAATVGKVGGLAFGYFLVMSTIALGIGLLVGNLLHPGSSLKLSESTAAKGAELAEKAHESGGLMDFIQHIIPTSLFSSLTDGNVLQGLFVALLVGFAIQAMGTKGEPILRGIEHLQRLVFKVLSMVLWLAPIGAFGAMANVVGLTGWSAVTNLLTLMLGFYLTCVVFVFGVLGTMLRMVSGVSIFKLVRYLAREYLLIFATSSSESALPRLIAKMEHLGVQQSTVGVVVPTGYSFNLDGTAIYLTMASLFIADALGDPLSVGEQIGLLVFMIVASKGAAGVSGAGLATLAGGLQAHRPELLDGVGLIVGIDRFMSEARAVTNFSGNAVATLLVGSWTKTVDMAKVNGVLSGRDPFDEVTMLDNDHAPAPQNEALAA; encoded by the coding sequence ATGACCACGGTTGTGGATCGCCAAGGCGGCGACGACAAGCCCGCGCCGTCCAAGCGCCGGGATCGCACCCACTGGCTGTACCTGGCTGTCATCTTCGCGGTGGTCGCCGGCGTCGCCGTGGGCCTGGCGGCCCCGTCGGTCGGCAAGGAGGTCGGAGTTCTCGGGACGATGTTCGTCAGCCTGATCAAGATGATGATCGTCCCGGTGATCTTCTGCACGATCGTGCTGGGTATCGGCTCGGTCCGGAAGGCGGCCACCGTCGGCAAGGTCGGCGGCCTGGCTTTCGGCTACTTCCTGGTGATGTCGACGATTGCGTTGGGCATCGGCCTGCTGGTGGGCAACCTGCTGCACCCTGGCAGCAGTCTCAAGTTGTCGGAGTCGACCGCCGCCAAGGGCGCCGAGCTGGCCGAAAAGGCGCATGAGTCAGGTGGTTTGATGGACTTCATCCAGCACATCATCCCGACGTCGCTGTTCTCCTCGCTCACCGACGGCAATGTGCTGCAAGGGTTGTTCGTGGCGCTGCTGGTCGGGTTCGCGATCCAGGCGATGGGCACCAAGGGTGAGCCGATCCTGCGTGGGATCGAGCATCTGCAGCGGCTGGTGTTCAAGGTCCTGTCAATGGTGTTGTGGCTGGCGCCGATTGGTGCGTTCGGCGCGATGGCGAACGTGGTGGGTCTGACCGGCTGGAGCGCGGTGACCAACCTGCTGACGCTGATGTTGGGCTTCTACCTGACGTGCGTGGTGTTCGTCTTCGGTGTTCTGGGGACGATGCTGCGGATGGTGTCGGGTGTTTCGATCTTCAAACTGGTGCGCTACCTGGCGCGGGAGTACCTACTGATCTTTGCGACGTCGTCGTCGGAGTCGGCGCTGCCGCGGCTGATCGCGAAGATGGAGCACCTGGGCGTGCAGCAGAGCACCGTGGGTGTGGTTGTGCCGACGGGATATTCGTTCAACCTGGACGGCACGGCGATCTACTTGACGATGGCATCGTTGTTCATCGCCGATGCACTCGGAGACCCGCTTTCGGTGGGGGAGCAGATCGGTCTGCTGGTGTTCATGATCGTGGCGTCGAAGGGGGCGGCCGGGGTGAGCGGGGCCGGGCTGGCGACGCTGGCCGGTGGCCTGCAAGCGCACCGCCCCGAGCTGCTCGACGGGGTCGGACTGATCGTGGGGATCGACCGGTTCATGTCCGAGGCGCGCGCGGTGACGAACTTCTCCGGCAACGCGGTGGCCACCCTGCTGGTCGGTTCGTGGACCAAGACGGTGGACATGGCCAAGGTCAACGGTGTGCTGTCTGGCCGCGACCCGTTCGACGAGGTGACCATGCTCGACAACGATCATGCGCCTGCGCCGCAGAATGAGGCCCTCGCCGCCTGA
- a CDS encoding anti-sigma factor family protein — protein MKDLHDPYETWDAAYVLGSLSSTERREYEAHLSGCVRCRSSVGELSGMPALLAMLTPDEVTAIDTGGMEPPPLRPQLLDGVLVEVRRRRRRGRWITWSVAAVAAAVLAVGVFVAIKPAPFSARTPAPQVSAAAVSMTPVMPSSFEATIQVTPMGWGTHIQMTCTYHQEIGADATEDADKLAMYAVGRDGSRVQLATWMAREGESASPTGSTSMPMEKIAAVQVVKAETGDVLLQRNL, from the coding sequence GTGAAGGATCTGCACGATCCATACGAGACATGGGACGCTGCCTACGTCCTGGGGTCGCTGTCGAGCACCGAGCGCCGTGAGTACGAAGCGCACCTCAGCGGATGCGTGCGCTGCCGTTCGTCGGTCGGTGAACTCAGCGGCATGCCTGCGCTGCTGGCCATGCTCACTCCCGACGAGGTGACCGCCATCGATACCGGCGGGATGGAACCGCCGCCGTTGCGCCCGCAGCTGCTTGACGGTGTGCTGGTCGAGGTGCGCAGGCGTCGCCGCCGGGGCCGGTGGATCACCTGGTCGGTGGCCGCCGTGGCCGCCGCCGTGCTGGCCGTGGGTGTGTTCGTCGCGATCAAGCCCGCCCCGTTCAGCGCGCGTACCCCCGCCCCGCAGGTCTCGGCCGCGGCGGTCAGCATGACACCGGTGATGCCATCGTCGTTCGAGGCGACGATCCAGGTCACTCCGATGGGGTGGGGCACTCACATCCAGATGACGTGCACCTACCACCAGGAGATCGGTGCCGACGCGACCGAGGACGCGGACAAGCTGGCTATGTATGCCGTCGGTCGCGACGGCAGCCGGGTCCAGCTGGCCACGTGGATGGCGCGCGAAGGGGAGTCGGCCTCGCCGACCGGCAGCACATCGATGCCGATGGAGAAGATCGCCGCGGTCCAGGTCGTCAAAGCTGAGACCGGCGACGTACTGCTGCAGCGCAACCTGTAG
- a CDS encoding YchJ family protein, whose translation MRPTDACPCGSGAPLGRCCLPLHRGESPAGTAEQLMRSRYSAYAVGDLDYVWRTWHPRTRPDSLTATDGLTWIGLEIVDTVDGQPGDETGVVEFRAQYRQGLRTGVLHERSRFAVRARRWFYLDGDIFD comes from the coding sequence ATGCGGCCGACCGATGCGTGCCCATGCGGCTCCGGTGCACCGCTCGGCCGCTGTTGCCTGCCGCTGCACCGTGGCGAGAGCCCGGCCGGCACCGCCGAACAGCTGATGCGGTCGCGATACAGCGCCTACGCCGTCGGCGACCTTGACTACGTCTGGCGGACCTGGCATCCGCGCACCCGCCCCGACTCGCTCACTGCGACCGACGGACTGACCTGGATCGGGCTGGAGATCGTCGACACCGTCGATGGTCAGCCAGGTGACGAAACCGGCGTAGTGGAGTTCCGGGCGCAGTACCGACAAGGCCTTCGAACTGGGGTGTTACACGAGCGGTCTCGCTTCGCCGTGCGAGCCCGCCGCTGGTTCTACCTGGACGGGGACATCTTCGACTGA
- a CDS encoding MarR family transcriptional regulator — MAESIPPAKPDPIAAARRNWERAGWGDVAEGMVAVTSVMRAHQILLARVENALRPYDLSFSRFELLRLLAFSRTGALPITKASDRLQVHVTSVTHAIRRLEADGLVRRVPHPTDGRTTLVEITDLGRSTVEDATATLNEVVFADIGMAAPEARALVASIETLRHHAGDF; from the coding sequence ATGGCCGAATCAATCCCACCCGCCAAGCCGGACCCGATCGCCGCCGCGCGACGCAACTGGGAGCGCGCCGGGTGGGGTGATGTCGCCGAGGGCATGGTTGCGGTGACCTCGGTGATGCGGGCCCACCAGATCCTGCTGGCCCGGGTGGAGAACGCGTTGCGGCCCTACGATCTGAGCTTCTCGCGGTTCGAACTGTTGCGGCTGTTGGCCTTCAGTCGCACCGGGGCGTTACCGATCACCAAGGCCTCGGACCGACTGCAGGTGCACGTCACCAGCGTCACGCACGCCATCCGCCGGCTGGAGGCCGACGGTTTGGTGAGGCGGGTGCCGCATCCCACCGACGGGCGCACCACGCTGGTCGAGATCACCGACCTGGGGCGTTCAACGGTGGAGGACGCCACCGCAACGCTCAACGAGGTGGTGTTCGCCGATATCGGGATGGCGGCGCCGGAAGCCCGGGCGCTGGTCGCGTCGATCGAGACGCTGCGCCACCACGCGGGGGATTTCTAA
- a CDS encoding mechanosensitive ion channel family protein: protein MDARNLALEWTDTTQHWLVEVPIRLAAYLSVVLLVRYLLHRMIDRATTRRSGKSSVEERPQDTKPTLLRRLRPDVPVTTISDQAGTRRKQRAHTIGSVLKSTVSIILLSWLVLAALNVVGVNLAPFIASAGVIGLAIGFGAQNLVRDFVSGVFMLLEDQYGVGDVVDLGEMSGEVESVGLRITTVRDIDGTLWYVRNGEISRVGNMSQEYAVARIEVPVALTADVERAEQVALDAAAQAIEDPTVGAKVLGEPEMLGVQELAPDLLRLRMTLKTRPGAQWSVQRRLLREILQAYDENGVELPYPRGRIHAVVGGSAEK from the coding sequence ATGGACGCACGTAACTTGGCCTTGGAATGGACGGACACAACTCAGCACTGGCTCGTCGAGGTGCCGATCCGCCTGGCGGCGTACCTGAGCGTCGTGCTGTTAGTCCGGTATCTGCTGCACCGGATGATCGACCGTGCCACGACCCGCCGGAGCGGCAAGAGCAGCGTCGAGGAGCGGCCCCAGGACACGAAGCCGACCTTGCTACGGCGCCTTCGTCCTGACGTCCCGGTGACGACCATCAGCGATCAAGCCGGCACTCGACGGAAGCAGCGTGCTCACACGATCGGTTCCGTCCTCAAATCCACCGTGTCGATAATTCTGCTGTCGTGGTTGGTGCTGGCAGCTCTCAACGTGGTGGGGGTGAATCTCGCGCCGTTCATCGCCTCGGCCGGCGTGATTGGCCTCGCGATCGGATTTGGTGCCCAGAATCTCGTGCGCGATTTCGTCAGCGGCGTGTTCATGCTGCTCGAGGACCAATACGGGGTGGGTGATGTGGTCGACCTCGGCGAGATGAGCGGCGAGGTCGAAAGCGTCGGTCTGCGCATCACCACCGTCCGCGACATCGATGGCACGCTGTGGTACGTCCGTAATGGGGAGATCTCCCGCGTCGGCAACATGAGCCAGGAATACGCGGTGGCCCGTATCGAGGTGCCGGTCGCGTTGACGGCCGACGTCGAGCGGGCGGAGCAGGTGGCGCTGGACGCGGCCGCTCAGGCTATCGAGGATCCGACAGTGGGCGCAAAGGTGCTCGGCGAGCCTGAGATGCTCGGCGTACAGGAACTTGCCCCGGATCTGCTGAGGCTGCGGATGACGTTGAAGACGAGGCCGGGCGCGCAATGGTCGGTGCAGCGCCGCCTGCTGCGGGAGATCTTGCAGGCGTACGACGAAAACGGCGTCGAGCTGCCATATCCGCGGGGGCGCATCCACGCGGTGGTGGGCGGGAGCGCCGAGAAGTGA
- a CDS encoding CoA-acylating methylmalonate-semialdehyde dehydrogenase codes for MSRTIQHFIDGKRSNLSSTRTADVFNPSTGEVQAQVLLASAADVDTAVASAVEAQKEWAAWNPQRRARVLMKFIELVNANADELAELLSIEHGKTVPDSKGDIQRGIEVIEFAIGIPHLLKGEFTEGAGGGIDVYSIRQPLGVVAGITPFNFPAMIPLWKAGPALACGNALILKPSERDPSVPVRLAELFLEAGLPAGVFQVVQGDKEAVDAILHHPDIKAVGFVGSSDIAQYIYSTAAANGKRSQCFGGAKNHMIVMPDADLDQAVDALIGAGYGSAGERCMAISVAVPVGEETANRLRGRLVERINELRVGHSLDPKADYGPLVTAAALTRVRDYIDAGVAAGAEIVVDGRDKASDELTFDDNSLEGGYFIGPTLFDHVTTDMSIYTDEIFGPVLCIVRATNYEEAVALPSQHEYGNGVAIFTRDGDAARDFVSRVQVGMVGVNVPIPVPVSYHTFGGWKRSGFGDLNQHGPHSILFYTKTKTVTERWPSGIKDGAEFVIPTMN; via the coding sequence ATGAGCAGAACCATTCAGCACTTCATCGACGGCAAGCGCAGCAACCTCAGCAGCACGCGCACCGCGGACGTCTTCAACCCCAGCACCGGCGAAGTGCAGGCCCAGGTACTGCTGGCGTCGGCCGCCGACGTCGACACCGCAGTCGCCTCCGCGGTCGAAGCCCAGAAGGAATGGGCCGCATGGAATCCGCAGCGCCGCGCCCGCGTCCTGATGAAGTTCATCGAGCTGGTCAACGCCAACGCCGATGAGCTCGCTGAGCTGCTGTCCATCGAGCACGGCAAGACCGTCCCCGATTCGAAGGGCGACATCCAGCGCGGCATCGAGGTCATCGAATTCGCCATCGGTATCCCGCACTTGCTCAAGGGTGAGTTCACCGAAGGCGCCGGCGGCGGCATCGACGTGTACTCGATCCGCCAGCCGCTCGGTGTCGTCGCCGGCATCACGCCGTTCAACTTCCCGGCGATGATCCCGCTGTGGAAGGCCGGCCCCGCCCTGGCATGCGGTAACGCGTTGATCCTCAAGCCCTCCGAGCGCGACCCCTCCGTTCCCGTCCGCCTTGCCGAGCTGTTCCTCGAAGCCGGTCTGCCGGCCGGTGTGTTCCAGGTGGTCCAGGGAGACAAGGAAGCCGTCGACGCGATCCTGCACCACCCCGACATCAAGGCCGTCGGCTTCGTCGGCAGCTCCGACATCGCGCAGTACATCTACTCCACCGCGGCGGCCAACGGTAAGCGCTCCCAGTGCTTCGGCGGCGCCAAGAATCACATGATCGTCATGCCCGACGCCGACCTGGACCAGGCCGTCGACGCCCTGATCGGCGCCGGTTACGGCAGCGCCGGCGAACGCTGCATGGCCATCAGCGTCGCGGTACCCGTCGGCGAGGAGACGGCAAACCGGTTGCGCGGCAGGCTCGTCGAGCGGATCAACGAGCTGCGTGTCGGGCACAGCCTGGACCCCAAGGCCGACTACGGCCCACTGGTCACCGCCGCCGCGCTCACGCGGGTCCGCGACTATATCGACGCCGGGGTGGCCGCCGGAGCCGAGATCGTGGTCGACGGTCGCGACAAGGCCAGCGACGAGTTGACCTTCGACGACAATAGCCTCGAAGGCGGGTACTTCATCGGACCCACCCTCTTCGACCACGTCACCACCGACATGTCGATCTATACCGACGAGATCTTCGGGCCCGTGCTGTGCATCGTCAGAGCCACGAATTACGAAGAGGCAGTGGCGCTTCCATCTCAGCACGAATACGGCAATGGGGTGGCCATTTTCACCCGCGACGGTGATGCCGCCCGCGACTTCGTGTCCCGGGTTCAGGTCGGCATGGTCGGCGTCAACGTACCGATCCCGGTTCCGGTGTCCTACCACACCTTCGGTGGCTGGAAGCGTTCCGGCTTCGGCGATCTCAACCAGCACGGGCCGCACTCGATCCTCTTCTACACCAAGACCAAGACCGTCACCGAGCGGTGGCCGTCGGGCATCAAGGACGGCGCCGAGTTCGTCATCCCGACGATGAACTAG
- a CDS encoding acyl-CoA dehydrogenase family protein, with protein MSFFALDDDDRVIAETAAAFAIKRLAPHALDWDHSKEFPVDVLREAAELGMAAIYCAEDVGGSGLRRLDAVRIFEQLSTADPALAAFLSIHNMCAWMIDTYGTDDQRKSWIPRLASMETIASYCLTEPGAGSDASALRTKAVRDGDAYVLDGVKQFISGAGTSDVYVVMARTGFKENESGHRGISTFIVEKDTPGLSFGAQEEKMGWNVQPTAQVILDGVRVPASAMLGGPEGDGGGFGIAMNGLNGGRLNIAACSLGGAQAAYEKAASYLADRQAFGGALLDEPTIRFTLADMATALETSRLMLWRAAVALDNDEPDKVALCAMAKRYVTDACFEVADQALQLHGGYGYLREYGIEKIVRDLRVHRILEGTNEIMRVVIGRAEAARARATT; from the coding sequence ATGAGCTTCTTCGCCCTCGACGACGACGATCGCGTGATCGCCGAAACTGCGGCCGCGTTCGCGATCAAACGTCTTGCGCCACATGCCCTGGACTGGGATCACTCCAAGGAGTTCCCGGTGGACGTCCTACGCGAGGCCGCCGAGTTGGGGATGGCCGCCATCTACTGCGCCGAGGACGTCGGCGGCAGCGGCCTCCGGCGCCTGGACGCGGTGCGAATCTTCGAGCAGCTCTCGACCGCCGACCCTGCGCTGGCGGCGTTCCTGTCGATCCACAACATGTGCGCGTGGATGATCGACACCTACGGCACCGACGATCAGCGCAAGTCCTGGATCCCGCGGCTAGCGTCGATGGAGACGATCGCCAGTTACTGCCTGACCGAACCGGGCGCGGGCTCGGATGCCTCGGCGTTGCGCACCAAAGCCGTTCGTGACGGTGACGCCTACGTACTCGACGGAGTCAAGCAGTTCATCTCCGGGGCAGGCACTTCCGATGTGTACGTGGTGATGGCCCGCACCGGTTTCAAAGAGAACGAGTCGGGCCACCGTGGAATTTCTACCTTCATCGTCGAGAAGGACACGCCCGGGCTGAGTTTCGGCGCCCAGGAAGAGAAGATGGGCTGGAACGTGCAGCCCACTGCTCAGGTGATCCTCGACGGTGTGCGGGTACCGGCATCGGCGATGCTCGGCGGACCCGAAGGTGACGGTGGCGGCTTCGGCATCGCGATGAACGGCCTCAACGGTGGCCGGCTCAATATCGCGGCCTGCTCACTGGGCGGCGCGCAAGCCGCCTATGAGAAAGCGGCTAGTTATCTCGCCGACCGGCAGGCCTTCGGCGGGGCGCTGCTCGACGAACCGACCATCCGGTTCACGCTGGCCGACATGGCGACCGCGCTGGAAACCTCGCGGCTGATGTTGTGGCGCGCGGCCGTCGCCTTGGACAACGACGAACCGGACAAGGTCGCGCTGTGCGCGATGGCCAAGCGGTATGTCACCGACGCCTGCTTCGAGGTGGCCGACCAGGCGTTGCAGCTGCACGGCGGTTACGGCTACCTGCGCGAGTACGGGATCGAGAAGATCGTTCGCGATCTGCGGGTGCACCGAATCCTGGAGGGCACCAACGAAATCATGCGCGTGGTCATCGGGCGAGCAGAAGCCGCCCGGGCACGCGCAACGACATGA
- the mmsB gene encoding 3-hydroxyisobutyrate dehydrogenase — protein MTTVGFLGLGHMGGPMAANLVNAGYTVRGFDPVPALRAAAEGKGVTVFDAGAAAVSEADVVITSLPNGAIVKACYAEALPAATSGTLFIDTSTISVDDAREVNAQASAAGMAQLDAPVSGGIKGATAGTLAFMVGGDADALERARPVLDPMASKVIHCGSSGAGQAAKLCNNMVLAVQQIAVGEAFVLAEKLGLSAQSLFDVITGATGNCWAVHTNCPVPGPVSTSPANNNFQPGFATALMNKDLGLAMDAVSSTGATAPLGTHAAEIYAKFAEEHADLDFSAVIETLR, from the coding sequence ATGACGACGGTCGGTTTCCTGGGGTTGGGCCACATGGGCGGCCCGATGGCGGCCAACCTGGTCAACGCCGGCTACACGGTGCGGGGCTTCGATCCGGTGCCAGCACTACGTGCGGCGGCCGAAGGGAAGGGCGTGACGGTGTTCGACGCCGGCGCCGCCGCGGTCTCTGAGGCAGACGTCGTCATCACCTCACTGCCCAACGGCGCGATCGTGAAAGCCTGCTACGCCGAAGCACTTCCGGCCGCCACTTCAGGTACGTTGTTCATCGACACCTCGACGATCTCCGTCGATGACGCCCGCGAAGTCAACGCGCAGGCCTCGGCCGCCGGGATGGCTCAGCTCGACGCCCCCGTCTCCGGTGGCATCAAGGGCGCCACAGCCGGCACGCTCGCATTCATGGTCGGCGGCGACGCCGACGCGCTGGAGAGGGCCCGACCGGTGCTGGATCCGATGGCCAGCAAGGTGATTCATTGCGGATCGTCGGGTGCCGGCCAGGCCGCCAAGCTGTGCAACAACATGGTGCTGGCCGTGCAGCAGATCGCCGTGGGGGAAGCCTTCGTGCTGGCTGAGAAGCTGGGTCTGTCGGCGCAGTCCCTGTTCGACGTGATCACCGGCGCCACCGGCAACTGCTGGGCGGTCCACACGAACTGCCCTGTGCCCGGCCCTGTTTCGACGTCACCCGCGAACAACAACTTCCAGCCGGGCTTCGCCACCGCGTTGATGAACAAGGACCTCGGGCTGGCGATGGACGCGGTGTCGTCGACCGGCGCCACCGCGCCACTGGGCACCCATGCCGCCGAGATCTACGCCAAATTCGCCGAAGAGCACGCCGACCTGGATTTCAGCGCGGTCATCGAAACCCTGCGTTAG
- a CDS encoding sensor histidine kinase: MLVVMAGSALALFDAKRQGDEAARQQVTAIAVALADAPSTAEAIETGNAAPVLQPVTEAIRKSTGIAFITIMAPDRTRFTHTNPEQIGQKYIGTIEPALRGQTYTEVYTGTLGPSVRTIAPIRSERGQIIGLVAAGITLESLSARWRSQWLMIVGVAAGALALSFVGIWAIRRRVLHQTHGLAPDELRVMYDHHDAILHSVSEGLIVLDRNGVALVNDEARRLLALPAGPITRADLPEFLRGNDPGVRDEVRLTDDRVLVVNRSAVSASESEVVTIRDRTELQGALGELSSLQGFTDSLRAQAHESANKLHTVVTLVEMGRPDEAVKFATQELALSQQLVDRVSDAVSEPALVALLLGKTAEADERGIELTITEETHLPAEALLSPQEMVTVLGNLVDNAMDACDRDDPWVEVTVNQSDERLQIQVADSGPGMDPDTFARARQRGYSTKSDGGAGHQGLGLALVAQIVNRHGGTLSADVTYGSVVTVTIR, encoded by the coding sequence ATGCTGGTGGTGATGGCTGGCAGTGCGTTGGCCCTGTTCGATGCCAAACGTCAGGGCGACGAAGCCGCCCGCCAGCAGGTGACGGCGATCGCCGTCGCGCTGGCCGACGCGCCGTCCACCGCCGAAGCAATCGAAACCGGCAACGCAGCACCCGTTCTGCAGCCGGTCACCGAGGCCATCCGCAAGAGCACCGGCATAGCCTTCATCACGATCATGGCGCCCGACCGCACCCGTTTCACCCACACCAATCCCGAGCAGATCGGCCAGAAGTACATCGGGACCATCGAGCCCGCGCTGCGCGGCCAGACCTACACCGAGGTCTACACCGGCACCCTCGGCCCGTCGGTGCGCACCATCGCGCCGATCCGCAGTGAGCGCGGACAGATCATCGGCCTTGTCGCTGCAGGCATCACGCTCGAGAGCCTGTCCGCGCGCTGGCGTTCGCAATGGCTGATGATCGTCGGTGTCGCGGCCGGCGCTCTGGCCCTGTCCTTCGTCGGCATCTGGGCGATCCGCCGGCGTGTCCTACACCAGACCCACGGCTTGGCACCCGACGAGCTGCGGGTGATGTACGACCACCACGACGCCATCCTGCACTCGGTCTCCGAGGGCCTGATCGTGTTGGACCGCAACGGTGTCGCGCTGGTCAACGACGAAGCCCGCCGTCTGCTGGCACTGCCGGCCGGACCCATCACCCGCGCCGACCTACCAGAGTTCCTGCGCGGCAACGACCCCGGAGTGCGCGACGAAGTTCGGCTCACCGACGACCGGGTGCTGGTGGTCAACCGCTCTGCGGTCAGCGCGTCGGAGTCCGAAGTGGTCACCATCCGCGACCGCACCGAATTACAAGGTGCGCTGGGCGAATTGAGTTCGCTGCAGGGTTTCACCGATTCGCTGCGCGCCCAGGCCCACGAGTCGGCCAACAAGCTGCACACCGTCGTCACACTGGTGGAGATGGGCCGTCCCGACGAGGCGGTCAAGTTCGCCACCCAGGAGCTGGCGCTGTCCCAGCAGCTCGTCGACCGGGTCTCCGACGCCGTCAGCGAACCCGCGCTGGTGGCGCTGCTGCTCGGCAAAACCGCAGAGGCCGACGAGCGCGGCATCGAGCTGACCATCACCGAGGAGACCCACCTGCCCGCCGAGGCGCTCCTGAGCCCGCAGGAGATGGTCACCGTGCTGGGCAATCTGGTCGACAACGCGATGGATGCCTGCGACCGCGACGACCCGTGGGTCGAGGTGACCGTCAACCAGAGCGATGAGCGGCTGCAGATCCAGGTCGCCGACAGCGGCCCGGGCATGGACCCAGACACCTTCGCGCGTGCCAGACAGCGCGGCTACTCGACCAAGTCCGACGGCGGCGCCGGACACCAAGGCCTGGGACTCGCCTTGGTCGCCCAGATCGTCAACCGGCACGGCGGCACCCTGAGCGCCGACGTCACCTACGGCTCGGTGGTGACGGTGACCATCCGATGA
- a CDS encoding NAD-dependent epimerase/dehydratase family protein, producing MRGSKILITGVSGQVATPVALAMAPDNEVWGIARFTDAAVRSSLEKAGVRCETVNMAAGDFTGLPSDFDYVLNLAVAKSGRWDKDLAANAESAGLLMAHCRSAKAFLHCSSGAVYDPPGDEPRTERTVYGDNHKSLLPTYSITKIAGETVVATMARALGVPTTIARLNVPYGDNGGWPYFQMEMMLSGMPVPVPPGGPAVYNPIHEDDIIAMIPKLLEVASVPATTVNWGGDQYVSVQEWCTFLGSLVGTEPVFEESDQALRGNPLDVTKMHELVGGTTVDWRDGMRRMAVKFRPELVGA from the coding sequence ATGCGCGGATCCAAGATTCTGATCACCGGAGTGAGTGGCCAGGTCGCCACCCCTGTCGCCCTCGCGATGGCGCCGGACAACGAGGTCTGGGGCATCGCCCGATTCACCGACGCGGCCGTCAGGAGCAGCCTGGAGAAGGCCGGCGTCCGCTGTGAGACCGTCAACATGGCGGCCGGGGACTTCACCGGGCTGCCGTCGGATTTCGACTACGTCCTGAACTTGGCGGTGGCCAAGAGCGGTCGGTGGGACAAAGACCTCGCCGCCAACGCGGAATCGGCTGGTCTTCTCATGGCGCACTGTCGCAGCGCAAAGGCGTTCCTGCACTGTTCATCCGGCGCAGTCTACGACCCGCCCGGCGACGAGCCCCGGACCGAACGCACGGTCTACGGCGACAATCACAAGAGCCTGCTGCCGACCTACTCGATCACCAAGATCGCCGGTGAGACCGTCGTCGCGACCATGGCACGCGCCCTTGGCGTACCGACCACGATCGCGCGCCTCAACGTTCCCTACGGCGACAACGGCGGCTGGCCGTACTTCCAGATGGAGATGATGCTCAGCGGCATGCCCGTCCCCGTCCCGCCCGGCGGACCGGCTGTCTACAACCCGATCCATGAAGACGACATCATCGCGATGATCCCGAAACTGCTTGAGGTGGCGTCAGTTCCGGCCACCACCGTCAACTGGGGCGGCGACCAATACGTCAGCGTCCAAGAATGGTGTACCTTCCTGGGATCGCTCGTCGGCACGGAACCGGTCTTCGAGGAAAGCGATCAAGCGCTGCGCGGCAATCCGTTGGACGTCACCAAGATGCATGAGCTCGTCGGGGGCACCACCGTCGACTGGCGCGACGGGATGCGGCGGATGGCAGTCAAGTTCCGCCCGGAGCTGGTCGGCGCGTAA
- a CDS encoding response regulator — MITVLIVEDDTLIAEAHNAYLSRLQGFTVIGIANTTRDAMRIASEAESPVDLVLLDLGLPDASGIALASALSGLRPAPDIIAITSERDLEMVRAAVAHGALAYLLKPFTFAAFRDRLERYRRYREALPAGTEAASQAEVDRALAELRSTDKSVAPKGAAPGTTDEIARAVRDRADGLTADEAAKLVGVSRVTAWRYLERLADDGTVTRLTEYGKTGRPSTRYQWR; from the coding sequence ATGATCACCGTGCTGATCGTTGAGGACGACACCCTCATCGCCGAAGCGCACAACGCGTATCTGTCTCGGCTGCAGGGCTTTACGGTCATCGGTATAGCCAATACCACACGCGATGCGATGCGCATCGCGTCCGAAGCCGAGTCCCCCGTCGACCTGGTGCTGCTCGATCTCGGCCTGCCCGACGCCAGCGGGATCGCGCTGGCCTCGGCGCTGTCCGGTCTTCGCCCCGCGCCGGACATCATCGCGATCACCTCCGAACGCGATCTGGAGATGGTGCGCGCCGCCGTCGCACACGGCGCGCTGGCCTACCTGCTCAAGCCGTTCACGTTCGCGGCGTTCCGCGATCGCCTCGAGCGCTACCGCCGCTACCGCGAAGCGCTGCCGGCGGGCACGGAGGCAGCCAGCCAGGCCGAGGTGGACCGTGCGCTGGCCGAGCTTCGCAGCACCGACAAGTCCGTGGCCCCCAAGGGCGCCGCACCGGGGACCACCGACGAGATCGCCCGCGCGGTCCGTGATCGCGCCGACGGGCTGACGGCCGACGAGGCCGCCAAACTGGTCGGCGTCTCCCGGGTGACGGCCTGGCGCTACCTGGAACGGCTGGCTGACGACGGCACTGTCACCCGCCTGACCGAATACGGCAAGACGGGCCGGCCCAGCACCCGCTATCAGTGGCGCTGA